A genomic region of Corallococcus macrosporus contains the following coding sequences:
- a CDS encoding carboxypeptidase-like regulatory domain-containing protein, whose protein sequence is MIDEVDLRMKAWVGRIATEAPVYLGVPDRESLDRGVCLYLLELGPAPLTRAGKRNGLQFTVCYLVTVGAETPERAHRLLGDLVFAAMSDKELEVDLSPVPAALWAGLRSVPRPAFRLRVQVRKEQPRTEARCLSLVDAVSAPAPLLGRVVGPGDVPIRGAWVALPELQLSTRTDAQGQFHFPRLPPVESLGRLEVRAEGEMLAVESEGLATGTAPLIIRMPVKE, encoded by the coding sequence ATGATCGACGAAGTCGATCTGCGCATGAAGGCGTGGGTGGGACGCATTGCCACGGAAGCGCCTGTCTATCTGGGCGTGCCCGACCGTGAGTCCCTGGACAGGGGTGTCTGTCTTTACCTCCTGGAGCTGGGGCCCGCGCCCCTGACACGGGCGGGGAAGCGGAACGGCCTGCAATTCACCGTCTGTTATCTCGTGACGGTGGGCGCGGAGACGCCCGAGCGCGCGCACCGGCTGCTGGGCGACCTCGTGTTCGCCGCGATGAGCGACAAGGAGCTGGAGGTGGACCTGAGCCCGGTGCCGGCGGCGCTGTGGGCGGGCCTGCGCTCGGTGCCGCGTCCCGCGTTCCGCCTGCGGGTGCAGGTGCGCAAGGAGCAACCCCGGACCGAAGCGCGATGTCTGTCTTTGGTGGACGCGGTGTCCGCGCCGGCCCCCCTGCTGGGTCGGGTGGTGGGGCCCGGTGACGTGCCCATCCGTGGTGCGTGGGTGGCGCTGCCGGAGTTGCAGTTGAGCACGCGCACGGACGCGCAGGGCCAGTTCCACTTCCCCCGCCTGCCGCCGGTGGAGTCGCTGGGCCGGCTGGAGGTGCGCGCGGAAGGGGAGATGCTGGCGGTGGAGTCCGAGGGGCTCGCCACGGGAACGGCGCCGTTGATCATCCGGATGCCGGTGAAGGAGTGA
- a CDS encoding YncE family protein: MKVRHPVVRRAFTRTASAAMLLLGLAYGSPSHAQHFTVFESGQVRPLALSPNGQWLYAVNTPDNRLEIFQVAASGLTHKGSVPVGLEPVAVAARTNDEVWVVNHLSDSVSIVKVDAGGQGGSVTRTLLVGDEPRDIVFAGTGRKRAFITAAHRGQNTGFDPQLTTPGVGRADVWVFDSDNLGTTLGGTPLTRLSLFGDTPRALAATPDGSRVYAAAFHSGNRTSVVHESLVPNGGESVGGVPGPNVNHQGIPAPEVSVIVKYNGQDWLDRLNRPWNDALRFTLPDKDVFAISATANPPVQVAGAAGTYAGVGTILFNMAVNPVSGKVYVSNTEARNDLRFEGPGTLAGETLRGHLHESRITVLGNASAPTVTPRHLNTHINYAACCAPTPNAESEKSLAQPTGMAVSSDGATLYVAAFGSSKLGVYSTSQLEAGTFTPSTANQVTLTGGGPTGLVLDEARGRVYVLTRFDNAVSVVDAATKTELAHLPMFNPEPTSVVQGRPFLYDARNSSSHGDSSCGSCHIFGDFDSTTWDLGNPDGDVKTSYNPIVPVLPEFGTDPTFGQDTAFHPMKGPLSTQSLRGMANQGPMHWRGDRTGGDSAPSVQPNSGTFDEVAAFKQFNPAFKDLLGRSSQLTETEMQKFSDFILQVVYPPNPIRKLDNSLTASQQAGKDFFTNTTSFFQGSCESCHRVDVNANPGEGPFKGFFGTDGRSSFDAEPLFPKVPHLRNMYQKVGMFGAGFPFGTTPVDPFLGDQVRGTGFNSDGAIPTLFLFNSGFDFHPIFNQVGIPDTPAGFQAKKDMEDYMFAFETNLAPIVGQQVTLTATNAAVVGSRIDLLMARADAGECDLVAKGRAGTTEMGFRYLGSGQFKADRAALPLVPSASLRSGVATNHGVLTYTCTPPGSGQRMGIDRDLDGFLDGDERAAGTHPANPASHP; this comes from the coding sequence ATGAAAGTCAGACACCCGGTGGTGCGCCGTGCCTTCACGCGCACCGCGTCCGCGGCGATGCTGCTGTTGGGCCTCGCCTACGGCAGCCCCTCGCACGCTCAGCACTTCACCGTCTTCGAGAGTGGCCAGGTCCGCCCCCTGGCCCTGTCGCCCAACGGCCAGTGGCTCTACGCCGTCAACACGCCGGACAACCGGCTGGAGATCTTCCAGGTCGCCGCCAGCGGCCTCACGCACAAGGGCTCCGTGCCCGTGGGCCTGGAGCCCGTGGCCGTCGCCGCGCGCACCAACGACGAGGTCTGGGTGGTCAACCACCTGTCCGACAGCGTCAGCATCGTGAAGGTGGACGCGGGCGGGCAGGGCGGCAGCGTGACGCGGACGCTGCTGGTGGGGGACGAGCCCCGCGACATCGTCTTCGCCGGCACGGGCAGGAAGCGCGCGTTCATCACCGCCGCGCACCGGGGACAGAACACCGGGTTCGATCCGCAACTCACCACGCCGGGTGTGGGCCGCGCGGACGTCTGGGTGTTCGACTCGGACAACCTGGGGACGACGCTGGGCGGCACGCCGCTCACCCGCCTGAGCCTCTTTGGCGACACGCCGCGCGCGCTGGCGGCCACGCCGGACGGCAGCCGCGTCTACGCGGCGGCGTTCCACTCCGGCAACCGCACCTCCGTGGTCCACGAGAGCCTGGTGCCCAACGGCGGCGAGTCCGTGGGCGGCGTCCCCGGCCCCAACGTGAACCACCAGGGCATCCCCGCCCCGGAGGTCTCCGTCATCGTGAAGTACAACGGCCAGGACTGGCTGGACCGCCTCAACCGGCCGTGGAACGACGCCCTGCGCTTCACCCTGCCGGACAAGGACGTGTTCGCCATCTCCGCCACCGCGAACCCGCCCGTGCAGGTGGCCGGCGCCGCGGGCACCTACGCGGGCGTGGGCACCATCCTGTTCAACATGGCCGTCAACCCGGTGAGCGGGAAGGTCTACGTGAGCAACACCGAGGCGCGCAACGACCTGCGCTTCGAGGGCCCCGGCACCCTGGCGGGCGAGACGCTGCGCGGCCACCTGCACGAGAGCCGCATCACCGTGCTGGGCAACGCCAGCGCCCCCACCGTCACGCCCCGCCACCTCAACACGCACATCAACTACGCGGCCTGCTGCGCGCCCACGCCCAACGCGGAGAGCGAGAAGAGCCTCGCGCAGCCCACGGGCATGGCGGTGTCGTCCGACGGCGCCACGCTCTACGTCGCCGCGTTCGGCTCGTCGAAGCTGGGCGTGTACTCGACGTCACAGTTGGAGGCCGGCACCTTCACGCCTTCCACGGCGAACCAGGTGACGCTGACGGGCGGCGGCCCCACCGGCCTGGTGCTGGATGAGGCCCGGGGGCGCGTGTACGTGCTCACCCGCTTCGACAACGCCGTCTCCGTGGTGGACGCCGCGACGAAGACGGAGCTGGCGCACCTGCCCATGTTCAACCCGGAGCCCACGAGCGTGGTGCAGGGCCGCCCGTTCCTCTACGACGCGCGCAACAGCTCCAGCCACGGCGACTCGTCCTGCGGCAGCTGCCACATCTTCGGTGACTTCGACAGCACCACCTGGGACCTGGGCAACCCGGATGGCGACGTGAAGACGAGCTACAACCCCATCGTGCCGGTGCTGCCGGAGTTCGGCACGGACCCCACGTTCGGCCAGGACACGGCGTTCCACCCGATGAAGGGCCCCCTGTCCACGCAGAGCCTGCGCGGCATGGCCAACCAGGGCCCCATGCACTGGCGCGGGGACCGCACCGGCGGCGACAGCGCGCCCAGCGTGCAGCCCAACAGCGGCACCTTCGACGAGGTCGCGGCCTTCAAGCAGTTCAACCCCGCGTTCAAGGACCTGCTGGGCCGCAGCTCGCAGCTCACGGAGACGGAGATGCAGAAGTTCTCCGACTTCATCCTCCAGGTCGTCTACCCGCCCAACCCCATCCGCAAGCTGGACAACTCGCTCACGGCCTCGCAGCAGGCGGGCAAGGACTTCTTCACCAACACCACGAGCTTCTTCCAGGGCTCGTGTGAGTCCTGCCACCGCGTGGACGTGAACGCGAACCCGGGCGAAGGCCCCTTCAAGGGCTTCTTCGGCACGGACGGCCGCAGCTCCTTCGACGCGGAGCCGCTGTTCCCCAAGGTCCCGCACCTGCGCAACATGTACCAGAAGGTCGGCATGTTCGGCGCCGGGTTCCCCTTCGGCACCACGCCGGTGGATCCGTTCCTGGGAGACCAGGTGCGCGGCACGGGCTTCAATAGCGACGGCGCCATCCCCACGCTGTTCCTCTTCAACAGCGGCTTCGACTTCCACCCCATCTTCAACCAGGTGGGCATCCCGGACACGCCCGCGGGCTTCCAGGCCAAGAAGGACATGGAGGACTACATGTTCGCCTTCGAGACCAACCTGGCGCCCATCGTCGGACAGCAGGTGACGCTCACCGCGACCAACGCGGCGGTGGTGGGCTCGCGCATCGACCTGCTGATGGCGCGCGCGGACGCGGGCGAGTGCGACCTGGTGGCCAAGGGCCGCGCGGGCACGACCGAGATGGGCTTCCGCTACCTGGGCAGCGGGCAGTTCAAGGCGGACCGCGCGGCGCTCCCGCTGGTGCCGTCCGCGTCGCTGCGCTCGGGCGTCGCCACGAACCACGGCGTGCTGACGTACACCTGCACGCCGCCGGGCTCCGGCCAGCGCATGGGCATCGACCGCGACCTGGACGGCTTCCTCGACGGGGACGAGCGGGCCGCGGGCACCCACCCCGCGAACCCCGCCAGCCACCCGTAG
- a CDS encoding PadR family transcriptional regulator: MRGGHGRGRGDPEHWHHERGEGRGRHGGHGGGGRHRMFEGGELRLVLLHLINEEPRHGYDLIRAIEGLSRGVYAPSPGVIYPTLTLLKDMELVGEPDTTDTQRKLFAITAQGKALLAENAKTVEGLLRRLGEAGALRERTDAAPVRRAMQNLKSVLFDTLSPGVDTKVVLDVAALIDEAAQKIERLRS, from the coding sequence ATGCGCGGCGGACACGGAAGAGGCCGGGGCGACCCGGAGCACTGGCATCACGAGCGGGGAGAGGGCCGGGGACGGCACGGAGGCCATGGTGGCGGCGGGCGTCACCGGATGTTCGAGGGCGGCGAGCTGCGGCTCGTGCTGCTCCACCTCATCAACGAGGAGCCCCGGCACGGATACGACCTCATCCGGGCCATCGAGGGCCTGAGTCGCGGCGTGTACGCGCCCAGCCCCGGGGTCATCTACCCCACGCTCACCCTGCTCAAGGACATGGAGCTGGTGGGCGAGCCGGACACGACGGACACGCAGCGCAAGCTCTTCGCCATCACGGCGCAGGGCAAGGCACTGCTCGCGGAGAACGCGAAGACGGTGGAGGGACTGCTGCGGCGGCTTGGCGAGGCCGGAGCGCTGCGCGAGCGCACGGACGCGGCTCCAGTGCGGCGCGCGATGCAGAACCTGAAGAGCGTGCTGTTCGACACGCTGTCGCCGGGCGTGGACACGAAGGTCGTGCTCGACGTGGCGGCGTTGATTGATGAAGCCGCGCAGAAGATCGAGAGGCTCCGCTCATGA
- a CDS encoding siderophore-interacting protein, which produces MSTQDLHQMVRVRHELRRRSLVVSGVESVTPRMRRIHFSSPDLADFHSPSPDDHIKLFFPRAGEQVMRDFTPRAFDNRNQTLTIDFALHGSGPATEWAAGAQVGSTLEIGGPKGSQLVPDDFDWYLLVGDESALPALGRRVELLRPGVPVTTVAVVANEAEKQTFVTKASWQPTWIVRGEPGPGDGELLRRALAGFTPPAGDGFVWIAGEAEWVRELRNHFAEERKHPVEWIKAASYWHRGGGGSH; this is translated from the coding sequence ATGAGCACCCAGGACCTGCATCAGATGGTGCGCGTGCGCCACGAGCTGCGGCGGCGCAGCCTGGTGGTCAGCGGCGTGGAATCCGTGACACCGCGCATGCGGCGCATCCACTTCTCCTCGCCGGACCTGGCGGACTTCCACAGCCCGTCGCCGGATGACCACATCAAGCTGTTCTTTCCGCGGGCGGGGGAACAGGTGATGCGTGACTTCACGCCGCGCGCCTTCGACAACCGGAACCAGACGCTGACCATCGACTTCGCGCTGCATGGCTCCGGCCCCGCGACGGAGTGGGCCGCCGGGGCACAGGTCGGCTCCACGCTGGAGATTGGCGGGCCGAAGGGCTCGCAACTCGTGCCGGATGACTTCGACTGGTACCTGCTGGTGGGTGACGAGAGCGCGCTGCCGGCGCTCGGCCGTCGGGTGGAGTTGCTGCGTCCGGGCGTGCCGGTGACGACCGTGGCCGTCGTGGCGAACGAGGCCGAGAAGCAGACCTTCGTCACGAAGGCGTCCTGGCAGCCGACCTGGATTGTTCGCGGCGAGCCGGGGCCGGGCGACGGTGAGCTGCTGCGCCGCGCGCTCGCCGGGTTCACGCCTCCGGCGGGGGATGGCTTCGTGTGGATCGCCGGTGAGGCCGAGTGGGTCCGCGAGCTGCGAAACCACTTCGCCGAGGAGCGGAAGCACCCGGTGGAGTGGATCAAGGCCGCGTCCTACTGGCACCGCGGCGGTGGTGGCTCGCACTGA
- a CDS encoding alpha/beta fold hydrolase, with amino-acid sequence MPTLVMHGDDDQSVPIDGAARITVTLAKGAKLQVYPGFSHGMCSVNKDVINKDLLAFIQG; translated from the coding sequence GTGCCCACGCTGGTGATGCACGGAGACGATGATCAGAGCGTCCCCATCGACGGAGCGGCGCGCATCACGGTCACGCTCGCGAAGGGCGCGAAGCTCCAGGTGTACCCGGGCTTCAGCCACGGCATGTGCTCGGTGAACAAGGACGTCATCAACAAGGACCTGCTGGCGTTCATCCAGGGCTGA
- a CDS encoding FAD-binding oxidoreductase, giving the protein MSTAALPADFLRAIAESFPADFLTREPAELQEYGRDWTRVYAPAPGAVAFPRTTDEVARFVALCHQHRVAVVPSGGRTGLAGGAVAMHGEVVLSLKRMTRMEPVDLLGNTVRVQAGAVTEGVHQHCAPHGLTWPVDFASKGSSTVGGNIATNAGGVKVIRYGLTRQWVLGLQVVTAQGQVLELNGALEKNNTGADLRQLFIGSEGTLGIITEATLKLTRLPGKQDVFLFAVPDVAAVLRLFRDARQAPLVLSAYEFFTDKCLARVQRHRKLRSPFEAPSGCYVLLESEGGDPAAVEAWLGSLFERGLVTDGTQAQGAAQAQELWSLRESISESLSATGVLHKNDISLPVANLEAFCSELDAIFASRYPGWEICLFGHIGDGNLHVNVMKPDGVEKADFFAHAKQSDHAMFDLVRKHGGSISAEHGIGLLKKDYLDYTRAPGELELLRTLKRALDPAGILNPGKILDA; this is encoded by the coding sequence ATGTCCACCGCCGCGCTGCCCGCCGACTTCCTCCGCGCCATCGCCGAGTCCTTCCCCGCAGACTTCCTGACCCGGGAGCCCGCGGAGCTCCAGGAGTACGGCCGCGACTGGACGCGCGTGTACGCCCCCGCTCCGGGTGCGGTGGCCTTCCCCCGCACCACGGACGAGGTCGCCCGCTTCGTGGCGCTCTGCCACCAGCACCGCGTCGCCGTGGTGCCCTCCGGCGGGCGCACGGGCCTGGCGGGCGGGGCGGTGGCCATGCACGGCGAGGTGGTGCTGTCGCTCAAGCGGATGACCCGCATGGAGCCCGTGGACCTCTTGGGCAACACGGTGCGCGTGCAGGCCGGCGCCGTGACGGAAGGCGTGCACCAGCACTGCGCGCCGCACGGGCTCACCTGGCCGGTGGACTTCGCCTCCAAGGGCAGCAGCACGGTGGGCGGCAACATCGCCACCAACGCGGGCGGCGTGAAGGTCATCCGCTACGGCCTCACCCGGCAGTGGGTGCTGGGCCTGCAGGTGGTGACGGCGCAGGGGCAGGTGCTGGAGCTCAACGGCGCGCTGGAGAAGAACAACACCGGCGCGGACCTGCGCCAGCTCTTCATCGGCAGCGAGGGCACGCTGGGCATCATCACGGAGGCCACGCTCAAGCTGACGCGGCTGCCGGGCAAGCAGGACGTCTTCCTCTTCGCGGTGCCGGACGTGGCCGCCGTGCTGCGGCTGTTCCGCGACGCGCGCCAGGCGCCGCTGGTGCTGTCCGCCTACGAGTTCTTCACCGACAAGTGCCTGGCCCGCGTGCAGCGCCACCGCAAGCTGCGCTCGCCCTTCGAGGCGCCCAGCGGCTGCTACGTCCTCTTGGAGTCCGAGGGCGGCGACCCGGCGGCGGTGGAGGCGTGGCTCGGCTCGCTCTTCGAGCGCGGGCTCGTCACCGACGGCACCCAGGCGCAAGGCGCCGCGCAGGCGCAGGAGCTGTGGTCCCTGCGCGAGTCCATCAGCGAGAGCCTCTCCGCCACGGGCGTGCTGCACAAGAACGACATCTCGCTGCCGGTGGCGAACCTGGAGGCGTTCTGCTCGGAGCTGGATGCCATCTTCGCCAGCCGCTACCCGGGCTGGGAGATCTGCCTCTTCGGGCACATCGGCGACGGCAACCTGCACGTCAACGTGATGAAGCCGGACGGGGTGGAGAAGGCGGACTTCTTCGCCCACGCCAAGCAGTCCGACCACGCCATGTTCGACCTCGTGCGCAAGCACGGCGGCAGCATCTCCGCCGAGCACGGCATCGGGCTGCTCAAGAAGGACTACCTGGACTACACGCGCGCGCCCGGGGAGCTGGAGCTGCTGCGCACCCTCAAGCGCGCGCTGGACCCCGCGGGCATCCTCAACCCGGGGAAGATTCTGGACGCCTGA
- the serA gene encoding phosphoglycerate dehydrogenase, protein MSTPRFPPSPRRPVSTEGPLRVMLLENIHASAQEMLKAEGFEVERLSAALKPEELAERLKGVHLLGIRSKTTVPEEALKYADDLLAIGAFCIGTNQIDLLASSVHGVPVFNAPFSNTRSVAEMVLAEVVVLTRQLFDRSREVHAGQWRKVATGSHEVRGKTLGIIGYGHIGSQLGVLAEALGMRVLYYDVMTKLPLGNSRSVPTLNGLLAESDFVTLHVPALASTHLMIGAEQLAAMKPGACLINASRGTVVDIPALARALRSKHLGGAAVDVYPEEPEGNSDGFVTELQGIPNVVLTPHIGGSTEEAQASIGKEVATSLLKFVKGGATTGAVNFPNVEAPINPGTHRIINVHRNTPGVLRDINRIVSDLNANIHAQVLSTDANVGYLVMDLDQDVSRQVCEAIAGLETDIKTRIVS, encoded by the coding sequence ATGAGCACACCCCGCTTCCCGCCGTCGCCCCGCCGCCCCGTGAGCACCGAGGGCCCGCTGCGAGTCATGTTGCTGGAGAACATCCACGCCTCGGCCCAGGAGATGCTGAAGGCGGAGGGCTTCGAGGTGGAGCGGCTGTCCGCGGCGCTCAAGCCGGAGGAGCTGGCGGAGCGGCTCAAGGGCGTGCACCTCTTGGGCATCCGCAGCAAGACGACGGTGCCGGAGGAGGCGCTGAAGTACGCGGACGACCTGCTGGCGATTGGCGCCTTCTGCATCGGCACCAACCAGATTGACCTGCTCGCCTCCAGCGTGCACGGCGTGCCGGTGTTCAACGCGCCGTTCAGCAACACGCGCAGCGTGGCGGAGATGGTGCTGGCGGAGGTGGTGGTGCTGACGCGCCAGCTCTTCGACCGCAGCCGGGAGGTGCACGCGGGGCAGTGGCGCAAGGTGGCCACGGGCAGCCACGAGGTGCGCGGCAAGACGCTGGGCATCATCGGCTACGGGCACATCGGCTCGCAGCTGGGCGTGCTGGCGGAAGCCCTGGGCATGCGCGTCCTCTACTACGACGTGATGACGAAGCTGCCGCTGGGCAACTCGCGCTCGGTGCCCACGCTGAACGGGCTCTTGGCGGAGTCCGACTTCGTGACGCTGCACGTGCCGGCGCTGGCCTCCACGCACCTGATGATTGGCGCGGAGCAACTGGCGGCCATGAAGCCGGGCGCGTGCCTCATCAACGCCAGCCGCGGCACGGTGGTGGACATCCCGGCGCTGGCCCGGGCGCTGCGCTCCAAGCACCTGGGCGGCGCGGCGGTGGACGTGTACCCGGAGGAGCCGGAGGGCAACTCGGACGGCTTCGTGACGGAGCTGCAGGGGATTCCCAACGTGGTGCTCACGCCGCACATCGGCGGCTCCACGGAGGAGGCGCAGGCGTCCATTGGCAAGGAGGTGGCCACGTCGCTGCTCAAGTTCGTGAAGGGCGGCGCGACGACGGGCGCGGTGAACTTCCCCAACGTGGAGGCGCCCATCAACCCGGGCACCCACCGCATCATCAACGTGCACCGCAACACGCCGGGCGTGCTCCGCGACATCAACCGCATCGTGTCCGACCTGAACGCCAACATCCACGCGCAGGTGCTGAGCACGGACGCCAACGTGGGCTACCTGGTGATGGACCTGGACCAGGACGTGTCCCGCCAGGTGTGCGAGGCCATCGCCGGGCTGGAGACGGACATCAAGACGCGCATCGTGTCCTGA
- a CDS encoding ATP-binding protein, translating to MQTPDARQQELWRRARRLSSAMAGLTLVLGAGVLLGWAVGSVTLTRLVPGLPQMVPLTALGLMLIACAELALGGGRAASRRLGRVLALVGVLLSVLMLSTYVWEPSRWDALFQQLDGRTSPQSASMLLMLGLALALRDAEGRRARRLSQALALGTLFLSFSVLVAYSFQEPRIYWFAGKDIGIALHTDVGLLLLSLGALLLRPEDGVVGAFLHAGAGGIMARRLLPALLVPVMGGVAAHQTLRHTRMDPRMVWSLMEVAQAAVLTWVVWRAATRLNALHAEQLRAEERTREDARAQRRLAEENARLYAEAGEAARAREDVLAVVSHDLKNPLSTVRLGAGILARRLEALPEGAALQRQVAAIDRAAVHMQELITRLLDAARLDAGQPLVMDRHPEAVEPLAVDALAMVEPQAQGKGVHLRHQLAPELSASCDRPRILQVLANLLGNAVKFTPPGGTVTVTATQDAGTVRVSVRDTGPGIPKAHQGRLFQRHWQARDTAHQGSGLGLYIACGIITAHGGRLWVDSDEGAGTTFTFTLPESPPSHPRLDTMEGEV from the coding sequence GTGCAGACCCCGGATGCCCGACAACAGGAGCTCTGGCGCCGGGCGCGCCGGCTGTCGTCGGCCATGGCGGGGCTGACGCTCGTGCTGGGCGCGGGGGTGCTGCTGGGCTGGGCGGTGGGGAGCGTGACCCTGACGCGGCTGGTTCCCGGCCTGCCCCAGATGGTCCCGCTGACGGCGCTGGGCCTGATGCTCATCGCGTGCGCGGAGCTGGCGCTGGGCGGAGGCAGGGCCGCATCGCGCCGGCTCGGCCGGGTGCTGGCCCTGGTGGGCGTGCTGCTGAGCGTCCTGATGTTGAGCACGTACGTCTGGGAGCCGTCGCGCTGGGATGCCCTGTTCCAGCAGTTGGACGGGCGCACCTCCCCCCAGTCCGCGTCGATGCTGCTGATGCTCGGCCTGGCCCTGGCGCTGCGGGACGCGGAGGGACGCCGGGCGCGGCGGCTGTCCCAGGCACTGGCGCTGGGGACCCTGTTCCTGTCCTTCAGCGTGCTGGTGGCCTACTCGTTCCAGGAGCCGCGCATCTACTGGTTCGCCGGCAAGGACATTGGCATCGCGCTGCACACCGACGTGGGCCTGCTGCTGTTGTCCCTGGGGGCCCTGCTGCTGCGCCCCGAAGACGGCGTGGTGGGGGCGTTCCTCCACGCGGGCGCGGGCGGCATCATGGCCCGGCGGCTGCTGCCGGCGCTGCTCGTGCCCGTGATGGGCGGCGTGGCCGCGCACCAGACGCTGCGCCACACGCGGATGGATCCGCGCATGGTGTGGTCGTTGATGGAGGTGGCGCAGGCGGCGGTGCTCACGTGGGTCGTCTGGCGCGCGGCCACGCGCCTCAACGCCCTGCACGCCGAGCAACTGCGGGCCGAGGAGCGCACCCGCGAGGACGCGCGGGCCCAGCGCCGGCTGGCGGAGGAGAACGCGCGGCTCTACGCGGAGGCCGGCGAGGCCGCCCGCGCGCGCGAGGACGTGCTGGCCGTCGTGTCGCACGACCTCAAGAACCCGCTGTCCACGGTGCGGCTGGGCGCGGGGATTCTGGCGCGCCGGCTGGAAGCCCTGCCGGAGGGGGCGGCGCTCCAGCGGCAGGTGGCCGCCATCGACCGGGCGGCGGTGCACATGCAGGAGCTCATCACCCGGCTCCTGGACGCCGCGCGGCTGGACGCGGGACAGCCCCTGGTGATGGACCGCCACCCGGAAGCCGTGGAGCCGCTCGCCGTGGACGCGCTGGCGATGGTGGAGCCCCAGGCCCAGGGCAAGGGCGTCCACCTGCGGCACCAGCTGGCTCCGGAGCTGAGCGCCTCCTGCGACCGCCCGCGCATCCTCCAGGTCCTGGCCAACCTGCTGGGCAACGCCGTCAAGTTCACCCCGCCCGGAGGCACCGTCACCGTGACGGCCACGCAGGACGCGGGCACCGTGCGCGTGAGCGTGCGCGACACCGGCCCCGGCATCCCCAAGGCCCACCAGGGCCGGCTCTTCCAGCGCCACTGGCAGGCGCGCGACACCGCCCACCAGGGCAGTGGGCTGGGGCTCTACATCGCCTGCGGAATCATCACCGCCCACGGGGGCCGCCTATGGGTGGACAGCGACGAAGGGGCCGGCACGACGTTCACCTTCACCTTGCCGGAGTCCCCTCCCTCCCACCCGAGGCTTGACACCATGGAGGGCGAGGTCTAA